atatgtttttatacaaatgcattgccacaatattgaaacaaataaatttatttccatatatagATTAAAGAACATACTTGATGATATGCTTAACAGTTTGTCTCTATTATGTTCTGAACactataattaaagtaatttttgttagATTTGATTGATACATAGCTTATTGTAGGAAAGCTGCGAATGGGCTAAATTGATAGATGTGACGTAAAGCTAAATCAGGAAGAAAATGGAGTGGTGAGTTTTCACTTCATAACTCTCTTACGATTGAAaatagaaagataattaaaataaggcAAAATGCCATTTTATCAGTACAAACGTATATGATGAAATTCGTTCTAATGCATATCTTAGACAATAGAGGTTTAAAAGTGATTTGcccaaattttgattatttttcaatttaagtttACCAAGCTTCTTTGCGAAATTCTCACTAACTTTAACCTCCTTTCTTTCTTGTAGTTCCAATCAATTATAGAAAAAAGAGgtggattaaaaatttttcttttaattttttttcatgaaattctgtTTATATGCTCTGGAAACAGTTCTTTTTATAGAATCTTGCGTTTCGacagtacaaaaaaaatattgttacataatatatataaaactaatttcgaaaaaattattaaaataatataaactaactGTACggaaatcaaatttatatcacGAAAGAGCTTACTTATAGAACTTTAATacgatttaaaaagaattctgtgTGATATTTGCTgtcaatattaaagaaaaatgccaAGATCTTGAAATGAGATTTTAAGTATCACGGTGATTTTAACtagtaatattttaatctattgaaataacattaaaagttcatttaaagCCAATTAAAAAACGCtgcacaaatattatttaaaaaagaaaatataatgaaaaagtaaattagtttagatttttatcaatttccatgtacttatattttataaaattttatgacacaGTAATTGGctcgaatttaatttttgcaaattgctttcaaaataaattttacaagattTAGGAAAATTAGAGAAACGAAACTGAATCCGAATACTATTCATATCATTTAGAAGATAATTAATTGTTTCTTAAGATATggcaaaaagaaattttgtacgATAAATAATTCATTGTCATTGACAAAAAATGGTCAAAATTATCGTAACTTTggctatttaaagaaatattttaagacataatatattttgaaaatcaaaaataacacaATAGAGCTAAGAAATGCTCCCCTCCAGAATGTCATATACAAATTTCAGGTCATTACTATTAACTATTTTGGAGAAGAATTTGTGATTAACAGACAGACATacgtattttctgttttatattatagatttgtGTGCCGGTCTTTAAgcacaaaataatgtaaaattgaaCATTCTTTAAGCTGAAAGGCTCTATTTCAATACCAGAATTTAGATTTGTATAAATTCGCATTCATTAGttgaaaaatgactttaaataaacataatctcttttttttcttcttttaattgaaaatactaTGAAGAACTTGAAAATTGAAAACGATCTTTAAATATCACATTGCCGAAAATATTGAGCATACTTTTTAACATTGTGCTTATTcgtttttgtattgaattaaagCAATAAGCATATAACGAAAAATAGATAAGATTATTTTActgtcaaattaatattaattctcattaaaatattaaaatgaacattttctattaacaacaaatttttactttttataacgTAGACAGTTTAAAATtcgattaaatgcattttttagatATTGCAAGACCCTTCAATAACTTATCAATGAAAGTTATACTTAGTTTCCAATTTTGGCAGCTATCtgttgatatataatttttaattatcatttatctcGGTGTTACGCATTATCCTTTAATGGAAATATCCAATAAAATCTAAAGGACCGCCCTGTTTGTTGTCGTTAAAGTTGCTTTCATGAAAGATGATCAATTCtttacttggaaaaaaataaacattttaaaaagttcaaaatggaattaaaaaacaaatagaacaaaatacttgcaattttttatttgtcttattgcTATTTACATGAAAGACTAAGCTCAAAAGACTTATCACATATTATCCGAAATCACAACACAACTAACACCACACCTGTTGCGTAAATTTGGTTTTCCTTTGGTCCGTTTCCATGTTTAGGCTTTTTGTCCAAGATTAGAAGCttctaaaatggaaataattatacctttataaattacttttaaataaggatattcagttatttaaaattataaggaaCTAAGTAATAGATTATACTTAGAGCACACagagaaatttatattaagaatacaCTTTAAACTTACTAGTTTTCATGaaagtaaaaatctttattttctttgatttgcaCGTATAACAATATAAGATAATGTCTTTTAGTAGCTGAAATAATATGTACTCTTTTTTTCGACTAAGTAATTGATTATATTTAGAGTACacagataaattcaaattaagagTCAACTTTACTTAttggatttaaagaaaataaaaatatctaatatattttctttgatttgcaCGTGTAACAATATAGATAATATTCTTAAGTagcttaaatattatatacactttctttaaatatattgcgGGGGAATAATTTTGTTGCGcagtttttaataatgtttaatttgtgatatttattatcaattagcATATAAAGAATAGATTATTGagcaagtaaaaaataattaacgtaTGAAGAATATATTCTTAAGCAAGTAAAAAGTAgaataatttgtattcaaaacTGCCATTAAGTTGCAGAAAAAGACAATTGGTCAGTTGtacttttttcactttcatcTGTTGTGACCGTaaggttgaaaaatatttaactcaatgtaaagaagaaaagaaaaataactgcttacaataacagaattttttttaataacatatcttTTCCtcttaaaatatccatttttgtTGTTTCCTATATGAAAAcgtgttttaaaaatgatatatattttttataccagACAAAGCATGTTAAAGAAGACTATATCAAATCAAAAGTTCTATGAAGAAAATCCTGCTTATTTGAAAGTGTAAAAAGGAACTTAGCACTGAAAGTTTCAGAATGAAAATTAGATATGACTAATGAGCCTGTGGAGTCATTTCTTAGATTCTTACATCAGTCACCTCTGAAAGCCTACAAAACAATGAAATGTAATTATATGGAAGATACTTAATCATTTCCCTCGAAGTTtggtgttatttatattttttataagtcaaATTAAGCCAAGATTATTTAAAGCCAATCTAATCTCAAATTCCTCTTAATGAAAGTGGCAGATAGTTAAAGAGCATGGTttagaattctaataattaaactaaaaaggaaattattttgattgatttgtcTTATTGACTGGAAGAATTCTCACCTTAGTTTACCAGACGATGGTCTTGGCGATTCCAGGAGCCAGTAGTCCAGCGCCAAGAGGGAGGCCGAGGGTAGCTCCATGTCCAATAACGGTGCTGTAGGAAGAGATGCCTGGGGCGGCAAGAAGAGGAGCAGCAGCCAGTGCTGGGGCAGCTGCAACAACAGGGGCAGCAACAGCTGGTGCTACTGGGGCGACTGGTGGAGCATAGGGACTGGCAATAGCAGCGGAAGCTGGGGCGCTAAGGGCGGTTCCAGGTTCGTTGGTCTTGACGGAAGCTCTGAAACCTGCAGCATCGGCGACGTAATCAACTCTTCGGGCTCGGCCATCAATGTCAGTGATGGTGTAGCTTCCTTGCTTGTTTCCGGCGGCATCTCCGATTTCAGCTCTGGCGTTAGTGGCACCCAAACCATCTCCAATGCCATAATTGAAAGCGTAATTGCCAAGACCctgaaaagcaatttattttgtacatttaaatATCTTGATAATTAATAGATGTCATTGCTATGGTTGACACATAtaagaaatttccattaaaatgattaaattttatttgaaacttctgTACGAAAGACAAATATTAgcagaataaatgttttttgtgtGAACTTCAAAAGGCTCTTTCAGAAAAACAAATGGATAAATAAGTGGTGTTCTGTGAATGTCGGAAAcaaactcatttaatttttaaaatgcttactttgaaatattaaaaataagagtaTTTAACTTCTTGTATCAGCATTTCTGGATTCAGCAAACCTCTGCTTTGATATATAATTTCAGTATGAAACATAATGTATCCTATATATCTCAATAATCTATCAATATAACAGATTAAgagaaatttgaatattcttggcattaattttttttaattactttcaactCCTTTTCACAAGTGAAATTCAAAAATCCATCTAACACCTGattgaataggaataaataaatatatatttttggataattCCTCCATTTCGAAATAGTTGCCTGGCATTAGGAAGTATGAAAACGTTACGTTTctcacagaaattaaattaaagtcaCACTGAATTAACTCATGGATGCTTATACTTACATCTTGTGACCTTGCACTGGTGCTGACACCTGTGTTAAGGATGGCAGTGGTCAAGATGGGATTGGCACAGACAGCTGCAAAAGCAGCGCACAAGATGGCGATCTGAAAAATGAAAAgacagacattttaaaattaaattattattgttatggtctttaaaatttatttattttgttgtattattttatgaaaaattatgtataatttttaagatgattaagaaatataattttttcaatacaaatactctaaatctttaaaaatttatttgaaattccataCTTTTTTATTGACCatcttgtttaatttcatttaacgtTTCTCATCCAATccgtaatttattttaattttgacattcTTTAAAATCGCTTTTTGCAAACATGTTGTGGTATCATAGAATATTATgatcaaagaaaaatcaaatatattaaaaattgtcttgtgttttgaataggaatttaaaaccagctggagtggtccccctaaaactttctcgcatactatcaaataaattcgtcatgccagagaatgcctaaCACAGCACTGGcctacaatagttgcgaaatattaacttttgtcgtgaatttagcatatttactaAATCTATAGCGTCCTCTTTGGCGAGTGTTTTTGGCGATTGATTTCTGGCATGCATTAACAGCAtccaaaaaaagaatttgtgttttagatatattcttctcaaccgattgaagcaaaaatttgacacaaaattgcattaCTAGTCTCAAAATATCatgccaaatttgacatatttaagtttgtgcgcttttgaattataacgtttacgtgtttctgaaagtacagactgacaggcgGTCAACCCGTAGTTATATtcagtacaaaatttgatagcgtctacagtatagatgttaaatctgtgtaccaaattttatctatcaagctctcttcgttttgaaattattatgttaaattacatCTAAAGACgtacttcctctgagcagattttattcaacatttaaaagaaatctgcaaatttattttaaagacaatatactaaatttcaataactcagtttttttttttcaattatattaaaataattttcaaaagaaaattatatttcgtttccagtcataaaaaaatttttttttgaaaaggtccatctattttattattaattattgtgttaataaaatctatgaaaatcttcaaaaaatgtttGACTTGGAATCTGAAGTTCTGTTACACTTTATAGAAGTTTAAGAGATCTGGAATAAAACATTATtgcgataatttattttttaaattgccattcaacaaataaataatttttaaatactttcagttggccgtaatttataaatttttttaaaaattttgatcaaatttacACTAATAGCTCAGATTGGCTGCATATTTATAgcgtaaaatttttatatgagtaaaaaaatgtttaaaataaagaaataaataaaataatcgttaTTTATAGAAcagaataaagtttattttatataatctgaaTGATGAAAACGACTTTACCTTTGCAAACATGATTACTTCTGGGATCAGCTGCACACGATGTGATGAGGAGAAAGTGATTCTTTCTTGCTCTTTTATACTAATGCTTCCGCATTATTTTCAAGGACTCTCTGACATATTTGGGATGGGTGCGGTTACTTCCATTATtatgtaaaacaatttaaattagcGTAAAAACCTTTTACTTGGCTTCTAACTCTTGCTTTTTACTTATTCctgtcttttttatttacttttattgtgattttaaattcttctttgaaaAGGAAGCTAATTAAACAAAGTCACTTTTTAATGCGAAAGTTGAAGTCGTCTGTAATGAAACAACTCGACCTTCTCTTCTTGATCTAATTTTCTTCGGTTAGAATCCCTTTGTTATTAAACATACAGCAAGTCTTTTGTAATTGTTTACTACACCCTCGattcatttgattgaaaattgGAAAAGGAATTATTCCTTGTATtcgattttaattagtttaatgtGATGAAAAATTCCAACCATTAAGCAGTATAAAaagtcataatattttaaaagcgaCAATTTTAGCttctattttgatatttgtattattattaacaattcagttcgaacaaaatttaaattttttatattttaatattttttatttgatattcaatttaataaatcgtattttaaacgaaatgatttccaaaaaaattaaaactgcaaacAAATCAAAATACTCATCActgatttatttcaatgaattactcaattacttaatattttaattaaattaaatcataaaactttcaaaatggtACAATAATAAGAgtttatgcaaaagaaaaagggaaagaaaacacacacaaaaattaatatagaatttaaatatgtgCATATTCACATAAACCCTTAAATTTATTAAGGTAAATTTCAATATTGTAATGTGTCTGCTTAAACTTTGATGGCTCCATATTTGCATTCTGAAGTTAATTACCATATTATACAcacttatttgataaatattaataaactttaaaatatataatcgatAGTCAAATGGTTATCATCTAAACAGTTTTGTTTGTTCccgatagcctggttggtaggcgttggattcgcatctgTCAGGTTGTGAGTTCGAGCCCCGCCGAccaaagactctccgtgtgtgtaaTGATTGGAgcacgcataaatctgtcgtggttacaaagttctccatgtcgagagtaataccgctGAGGTACTGGTttagaggtgatcgttctctgattcaggtctaaattacgatctgtggatgaatgaagtccgcccagcAAAAAGGGTTGTGAGCGATGGGTAGCTAAGTTGCACTATTAGCGcgactgagaaaaaaaaaatagacgctCTCTCGTCTTAATTCGCTGACAGATAGCGGGCTTGTgaaatgccataagtcacaacacaacaagttttttaaatttatttttgctgataTGGAAGCATTAATAAGAAACTTTCTTTTGACTAATAATAATGCTCTTTTTTCTTgaataaacgaaaatatttattaaggaataaactaataataattattataaaagaataatgccctaatatgaaattaaattactgtgccattcttttaaattttaaatgttttaaatcgaCTTTATTTTCAATCAGAAGCATAATTGGCAAACGCAGACTTCCATGATAGTGGCTGATATAATTGCTTAGTAAAAGATAATTCTAAATAAGGTTTGAGTTGATACTTTAGTATAATATTCacataataagaaaagaaaacttaaatcttttgaaaatatatactttcaaagtactttagtttgaaaatttcacaGATCGTATTAtttgcttaacatttttaaagacatttaattaCTCTATATATTGTTTTCAAAGCCACCAACGTTTTCCCAATAATAATCTGACTGACTGATTAAAAGTTTTACATGTAATTGAAAAGATCAGTAAAGATTTGTATTACAAATAGTTTTTCTGCAATATCCGTTACCTTAATTCTTGTTAGTAATTTACTGAAATAAGAGaaggtttatttttttacctatcatttatattataatttaaatcacatatttttccaaaaaaatctaattttaatatactttatttcttatttacataTTCATTGAAGTAAAATTCAGATTACCACAACACTGGTTAAGTTAGTTTTGCAAGAAATCCACGTACACTGCTGGCTTTCACAActgatttcagtttaattttaaatcatttcaaaatgaaaaaaatatcatttatttttcttcaagacaAGAATGGCGTTATCTGAAAAATTCAAGCAATGTTCACTTTTACtcttttctatattatttgaattgaaaaaaaaaattcactaaaaatctAAAAGATAACTTACGATTTCTTATTAGGCGAAGTGATGTCAGGGGATTTATAGTTTCAGACCCGCTGTATATATTGGCTTTGTTACGTTAAGCCTGTCGAAATTCGAAGATCTTTCCCTCTTCAGaagttttgaatatgaaatgCCTATACAGATATGGACCTCGTTAtctgaatttaattcaattctgtGTTGCATGAATTCATATAACATGGCCAAACTAGCAGGAGGAGTATCTCTGAAATTTTCGCAATCTCTAATACTGATTTTATCCCATCATCCTCGCCATATAAAACTGTGAATCTTGGACTAAGATCATGAAATGCAGAAGTTCACAGATTTTTAAACTTACGGATAGGAAAAGTAGAGTAAAGGAActctaataattcatttttatctgtttcttcaacaagttaaaagaaaatttggcaCAAAGTTGCTATTTTTGTAACAAGCGACCctcaaccaaattttatccacttaAGTAGTGTAGTTGcgttttttgaatttattcacaTTTACGTGCATGCgaaaagaataagtaaaaaaaatgaaatagactatctcaaatttcaagttatcatgtgagaacattattatgtTTTAAGTTATCACTTTAAGTCCATTAACCAGTAGGCCGGGATAGCCCTGTTGGATTCGcttcccttaggttgcgagttcgaaccccgccggccgaagattccccgcgtgcttggtggctgacgcgcgtataaatctgtcgtggtcacaaagtcctccatgtcgagagtaataccactgggggtactggatcaggggtgatcgttctctgattcaggtctagattacgatctgtgaatgaaatgcgtgaatgaagtccgccccgtaaaaagggttgtgacgtgtatgtatctaagtcgttctcttggccctagatggcgctactataaagaCAAGaaacgctcccccaccggcttaaaatcgctgccttcATATAagcaggcttgtccatggcaagtgccataagaaacaacaacatctGTCCAAAATTAACTAGGtctgattttaagataaaatatatatttaactattagtctaaatttgtatttttagcaCGAAAATTGGGtatctaaatgcattttttatagttTACTCGCTGCTTACACCACGAATTGGATCGCACAGCAGTCCAATTTCTGCTGCATCGCACGatttttgctgtaaaatatttatcttttactaTTATAGAGTTGGGTTATACTATTCTATTTCAGATTCTTATGCTATAAAGAACTGTTTGTTTCCttgtaaaactgttttttttatttttacatttttttattaattataattcaattaaactttttttaagaaaaaaaattcgacgATGAGCATattctaactttttaaaatatgtatgtgccaaatttaggAACTCTTACATAGCATCTCACGCTCTTGGGTTACTTGTAGAGGTGCAAAACATGCATTCTCTTTTCTTACCAATAGAGAAAGAGATAAAGATAACGATTACATAAGTAGCTGcaggaaaatttcatatttcgaactaaaaatttaggaaatactGTATACGAGGTTTTACAGAAAATCTGTTTAGTTATcgtctattaaaaataattcatactgAAAAAAAGATTATCTGAGAACTGACGTGGAAGGATCGATCAAAAgacattttcgatagtgatagtaataatttcaaaaatatggcttatatagatatattcattattataacgAAGTTTTCACATAAAGTGTATTGTTGTATCTGCTTTCTTTAATATATCAGAGAAAACATTTCTGCAGTCGAAATTAAAGTGTGAGGTTAATCCACCATTTAAATACCAATTTTTGAGATAATTAACGCTTACTTTctgagaataatttataaaaaaagcaagaattgCTTCACctcatttatgtatttataataaatgaaaatatcacaatatagattttaaataagcGCTCTGAATTTCTTTCCAACATCCATATCCAAAACTTtctctaaataattaatatggcactggaagcaaaacgaagtgcaataaaacattaagaatataatttaagtttatatgaaattgatagagattttatatctatataaatttaccatttcatttactttttgagCCCAGATAGTCAAGATACAGTtgtgaaaaatcaaaaaaattgtcgTAGCGAACAAAGGGTCTTGacagaaattaatattcttttccttTCTGATGCAATTTAGGGAAGCTATTGATGTTTTGGTCCTTGATATGCATCACCAACAACTTTTCAATGTTATTAAACTTGCTGACAAGGGCGGGGCGGGAATTGACCTTAAGTGAAACCGGCGGTAACCATTCACAAAACACGTGCAAATCACACTTCCAAGATTTTTTACGGAGTTTTTCAGTATATAAGGGAATTCTGTTCCTACATTGACATTATCAGTTTCACAGCTGTTCTCTTGAATTTCACCATGATCGCTAAGGTAAGGCTCTTTCTAGTTTCTTTAGAAGTAATACTTCTACCTcatgttgaaataattataatacactcataaaaatttttaaaatctgataatcAATCAAGCTATGCATGAAAATTTCAGTTGTATATTTCTCTATAAagcaaaatatctatataaattaaaattaatgttctttagaaaaatgttttgaaatattttaggtgagaaataaaataattactttgagAATTATTGTATCAgaattgttttatgaattattatagttatgtttcaaaacttatttctaagaaatttttcttgTTCCATAAAATAGGGGGTTATTTTTCCTATAGATAAATACGAGGCATATTTAGAGGCTTTCTATCGTTAAAATCAATGTttccaaattttggaaaatttagaaaatttgcacggaaactttaatcattttaattcgtacataaaaataaatttattaggttctaaattagattaaatgagaagacaaatattttctgtttctttatattaatttgtgtcagttatatcatttcataaaataattctattgctCATAAATCCCTtagaaatcaaatattcattctaataagaaaagtaaattactattttataattctgtatttttttaaaaaattagttaaaaaggatctttttattaagtattctcatattttgaaatttttttattctgtaattattgaatatattagaaTTCAGATGATtgctttttttcatatatatataaaagcttagatatttataaatttatataaaaatttgagttggaattttctatatttaatagtgTATAAATCTAATGAACGCagtatattttgattgaaattaaaacatgACTAGAAGAACAATGGCTCTTCTGATGAGTGCGATTATTTACACACAGTCAATCAAATGAACTATTCTGGGttctaagataaatattaaacagGTTTCTTACTTTTTAATGTACAATAGCGGAATGTTAGGTTTCATATTTAACATCCTAATATGTAAACTTCGTGAAGATTTTATAAAGCTCACTAATTATACTATATACCTTATTATCCAGCAACAAATGCGCAAtcaatattttggaaatgaatttttaaagtaacagCGTTTTTGCAATTTCAGATAGCTTTTTGCctacaaaaacaaattttcgaaACTGGAAAACTTCTTTTTCACATCATTTCCAGTTAAAATTTCTTGTACACAAGCTAAAAGTGGAAGGTTTCTTATTCCATggttttcaaacgatttttaatgcAATGGAATATTCTGTACAAAGTTACTTTCATCTCAGCTTATAACTTGCATACAAAAATAACATGTGTAtggcagataaaatttattttctttgaactcCATATGttacaatttagaaagaaaataatgattttcaataaataaggactaactgtatataataaattttaggcTTTGtaacaattttctattttgaattgaCAGTTCAAACTAGAACCGATGCTTATTTTCACACTTGTACTTCTGTATTAGTATTGAAGCAGACCATAATGTGTACCACAGTAATAAGCAAACTATTAAGTCAAAAGCTACACTGAAATaactaataatcaataaattaaactattctAGTTTCGCTAAGAAATTTACATACaattcaaataaagaagaatCATTCTTCGCAAATAAAAGatcattatttacttaaattataatatcgATTCCCTTGTTTTTAGGTTGCTCTTCTTCTCGCTGCTGTTGCAGTCATCGATGCCGCTGTTTTGGCTCCCGGACTCCTGAATGTTCCACTCCTGACCCCCGGTGCCATCACCACCGGATCAGTCGTCGCCATTCCCGGAGCCGTGAGCACCGACAGCAGGATCATCGGCACTGGTTTGTATGGATCCCCTCTTCTCCTCAACAGTGGACTCTACGGTCTGAACAGAGGGATCCTTGCTCCTGGTCTCATccttaagaaataaatcaaacgTTCTGTAGACCTTCAATAATGATTTTCAATGTATCGCAAAAAGTGGTACATATTGTTTAATGAACGGAATGGTATAATTGTTGATTCTTTATAACCATCctttatgaaaataatgtaaGCACTTTAGCAATccgattgttaaaataaaatttttaagttttgaattcgCCTCTTTTTTGCGATTCAGcgttttttccacatttttataaGCATTCTCATATTAGGATTTCGATGCTAATCTCcattttattggatttaaataactttcatttaattgcttttctttaaaataaaatgacataataGATCAAAATGTTCTCGAAAAGATATATTGAAGTAAAAGCAAACATTAGGAATATGAGTACGAAAATATTTGCAGCGa
Above is a genomic segment from Argiope bruennichi chromosome 1, qqArgBrue1.1, whole genome shotgun sequence containing:
- the LOC129979120 gene encoding adult-specific rigid cuticular protein 15.7-like, with the protein product MFAKIAILCAAFAAVCANPILTTAILNTGVSTSARSQDGLGNYAFNYGIGDGLGATNARAEIGDAAGNKQGSYTITDIDGRARRVDYVADAAGFRASVKTNEPGTALSAPASAAIASPYAPPVAPVAPAVAAPVVAAAPALAAAPLLAAPGISSYSTVIGHGATLGLPLGAGLLAPGIAKTIVW